The nucleotide window CCCGTAATTTCCACCAGCGGCACCGACTGGAAAAAAGAGTTAGTCACGCCGCTGTAGTTCATCTCGACGACCCCGGGCTTGAGCCCCAGCTTTGCAAACTGCGCGGCCAGGTAAGTGGTGATGCGCTCCTCCCCGGTTGTGAAGGGCTTGCGTCCCAGCATGCTGTCCGAGGAAACGGCCTGCAGGTACTTGCTGATGCTGGCCGCGCTGATGGCTTCGGCGGGAACTGCCGGCGCGGGTACGGTGGTAGTTTCGGCGGTTGCCGTAGGAGCAGGGGCGGCGGCTGTGGCAACGGGCCGGGTCTGGCAGCTGGTCAGGGACAGGCCAAGCAGAAGGCTGGCGGGCAGTAAGCGAGAAAGCACCATAGAAGCAAAGGGTTAAGGCAGGAAAGCAAGGTAGCAGGTGTCGGCAGAAGAGTTTCTGCCTTATGCCGCAGCCACAATGAAACGGTATAGGATACTACCTCAATGTCATGCTTCATCTGGGGTCCGCGAAGTCGAGGGAGCTCTACCGCTGGCTAATTTAAAGCCTTGCAACGAAGCGTAGAGCTGCTGCGGCTGCGCCTTCGCTCTGCATGACGTTCAGTAGAAAAAGCCGGGTCAGTCTACCGCCTCGCACTCCGACTGCACGTTGGTGAACAGCTGCTCGTACTGCTGCTGCCATTTCCCGGTTGGCTCCACGCGCCGGATAGTTTCGTTCACGCAGTTCCACCAGCCGAAGTTAATCAGCTCCACCTGAGCATGTTCGTGCCAGTTGGGTGCGGCGGATTCCTGTTCAAACCGCGCCTGCAAACTCTCCGGCACGCTGTTGTTCTTTTGCTGCTCCCGCACCAGCTGCTGCCAGCTGGCCATGATTACACTGTCATTTTTCTCCGCCAGGCCCCTTACGTAGGCTTTGCACGCGGCCGGATACGGGGAGTTTACCAGCAGGCTGGGGTTGCTGTAGCCCAGCATGGTTGTTTTGAGGGCGCGGTATTCGTCGTTGAGCTCCTGGAGCTTGAGGCGTCTAAGTTCCTGCCACGTAGCACCCGGCACGGGCTGCAGCCCCTTGATATGGGCCAGCACTTTGGTGTACTCCGCTTCCAGGGTATCCACGCTTAACTTGGCAATATCGGCAGGCTTAAAAACCGGCGCCGAGGTGGTGAGCTGCCCGCCCCGGAGCAGGTCGTAGGTATCGGTGAGCTGCCGGGCGGTGTACTTGCGGCTGTCGTAGCGCCCGGTGAAGGTGCACATTTCCGTGTCCCAATGAAAAGTAGCCAGCGAATCAGCCCCAGACTGGGACGGAGCTGCCGCTGCGCCGCCGGACACGGGCGGCGGGGTGGGCTGCTCGGTAGCAGGGGTATCGGGAGTGCAGGCACCAAGCAGGGCGGGCAGCAGCCAGAGAAGGGGGCGGTAGTTCACAGCAGGAGGCGTTACGGCCGGCGAAGCAGTACGCGGCGGTCAAATATACAGGGTAGAATGAGCGGGCAATATGTACCGAAACCGTGGGCCGGGCCTTTACCTTGCACCTTTGCAACCTACTTTCGCCTTCCCGAACTGCCCGTGTACGCCCGCATCCAGACCGCCCTCACCCAGCTCGAAGCCACCCGCAACATTCGCATTCTGTACGCCTGTGAGTCGGGCAGCCGGGCTTGGGGCTTTCCTTCGCCCGATTCCGACTACGACGTACGCTTTATCTACGCCCATCCAGCCGGCTGGTACCTGACCCTGGACGACGGACCCGACACACTCAACTTTCCCGTAGATGCGGAGCTGGACCTGGCCGGCTGGGAGCTGCGCAAGACGCTGAAACTACTGCGCGGCACCAACGCGGCTCTTTTCGAGTGGCTCCAGTCGCCGGTGGTGTACCGAGAAGCGGCTGGGTTTCGGGCGGCGCTGCAGCCGCTGCTGCCCTTGTGCTGGAACGCCCGCGCCGGCCTGCACCACTACGCCGGCCTGATGCGCCGCGGCGTAACCGACGACCTGACCGGGGAAGACGTGCGCCTGAAACGCTTGTTCTACGCCCTGCGCTCCACGCTGGCCGCCCGCTGGATTCAGCAGCGCCCCGCCGAGGTGCCGCCGATGGAGTTTAGTGCGTTGCGCCAGCTGCTTCCACCGGAGCTGAATGGCAGCGTAGATGAGCTGCTCGCCCGCAAAGCCACCGCCAACGAGAAAACCACCGTGCCGCGCCCGGCCGCTCTGGTGGCGTTTCTGCAGGCCGAGTACGAAACCGCCGTTGCCGCCCGCGACACCCTGCCCGTAGCGCGCCACACTGACCCCACGCCGGAGCTGGATGCGCTGTTCCGGGCCTGGCTGGTAGTAGCTAGACTCAGATATAGCGGTTTCGTGAACGGTGTAGCTGCTTTTACACAAGATACGTACCGCGTTGTATGCAAGCCTATTCTTTGGATTTGCGCCAGCGCGTGGCGCAGGCGCTGGCCGAGCCGGGTGCCCGGCAGGCGCAGGTGGCGGCCCGCTTTTGCGTGAGCCTGGCCTTCGTGGGCAAACTGCTGCGTCGGCAGCGGCACACCGGTTCGCTGGCGGCGCTGCCCGGCCGGGGCGGGCCGCCGCGGTGCCTGGACGCGGCGGCGCAGGCCTGGCTGGTGGTGCAGGTCGGGCGCCAGTCGGACGCGACGCTGGCCGAGTTGCGCGACGCGCTAGCGGCCGACACGGGGCAGCGGGTGAGTGTGGGCGTCATCTGGCGCGTGCTGGACGAGCACGGGCTACGCCGCAAAAAAAGCCTGCACGCCACCGAGCGTGACACGCAACGCGTGCACGAACTGCGGCGTCAGTATGTGGAAACAGTGAGCGCGCGCGGCGACGTGCACCGGTTTTACTTTCTGGACGAGACCGGTCTGCGCCTAGATTACACGCGGCGTTACGCGCGGGCCGTGGGCGGCCGGCGCGCGGGCGGGGCCGTGCCGCTGCGGCGCGGTAAGAGCCTGACGCTGATCGGGGCGCTGGGCGTGCGCGGGCTCAAAGCCGTGCAGGTGCTGGATGGAGCGTTAGACCAGCGCAGATTCGCCTTCTACATCAGCCAAGTGCTGGGTCCGCAACTGCGCCGCGGCGACGTGCTGGTGCTCGACAACCTGCCGGTGCATAAGCTCGGCGGCTTGCAAGAGGAACTGGCCCGGCGCGGCGTCGAGGTGCTGTTTTTGCCGCCCTACTCGCCCGACTTTGCCCCCGTTGAGCAGGCCTGGAGCAAGCTCAAAACCAAGCTCCGTCAGGCCCAAGCCCGTACCCGCCAGGCGCTGGAGCAAGCGTTGCAAACCGCCATCGACTGGATTACCAGCCGCGACGCCAAAGCCTGGTTTAACCACTGCGGCTACCACGTACACCGTTCATGATTCCGCTATAGCTACGTAGTTAACAAAAGTCCGTCATGCTGAGCGGAGCCGAAGCATCTCTCCCGCTTCGTTATAGGGCTATAAGAGGTAGAGATGCTTCGACTCCGCCCAGCATGACGGTCAGTAGTAAAATGTCTCCAGCCGACTCATTATGACCATTTCCGACCTGCGCCGGCGCGGCCTGATTCTCTTCGAGGCCATCAGCGGCAGCCGCGCCTACGGCACCGATTTGCCCCACTCCGATACCGACCTGAAAGGCGTATTTATCCTGCCCGAAACCGAGTTCTACGGCCTCGACTACGTGCCGCAGGTGGCCAACGACACCAACGACGAAGTGTTTTATGAGCTGCGCCGCTTCGTGGAGCTGCTGCTCAAAAGCAACCCCACGGTGCTGGAGCTGCTGGGCACGCCCGCGGATTGCGTGGTGTACCGGCACCCGCTGTTCTCGGCGTTTCGGGCCGAAGATTTCCTCTCGAAGTTGTGCCGCCAGAGCTTTGCCGAGTACGCCGTGGCCCAGATCCGGAAGGCGCGGGGCCTGAACAAGAAAATCAACCACCCCGAGCCGCCCCAGCGCAAATCGGTGCTGGACTTCTGCTACGTGACGGTGGGCGCCGGGGCCCAGCCGGTGGCAGCCTGGCTGGCCCGCCAAGGGTACGAGGCCGCGCAGTGCGGGCTGGCCAACGTAAACCACCTCAATGACTTATACGCGGTGTTCGTGGACGATACCCCGGACCGCCGCTACAACTACCGGGGCCTGGTGCGCGACCCGGAAACCTCCCAGGACGTACTGCTCTCGGCCGTGCCGAAAGGGGAGGATCCGGTGGCGTACCTGAGCTTCAACCGCAACGGCTACAGCACCTACTGCCGGGTGTACCGCGAGTACCAGGAGTGGGAGCAGAAGCGCAACCCCGAGCGGTTCCAGAACACCGTGCAGCACGGCAAAAACTACGACGCCAAGAACATGCTGCACGTGTTCCGGCTCCTGCGCATGGCCGAGGAAATTGCCACGGAAGGGCACATCCACGTGCGCCGCCCCGACCGGGAGTTTCTGCTGCAGATCCGCCGGGGCGAGTTCAGCTACGAAGAGCTGGTGATGGAAGCCGAGGCGCTGGTAGCGCGGGTAGAAGCGGCTTTTGCGGCCTCCGCCCTGCCCGAAGCGCCCGACCAAGCCGCCGCCGAGCAGCTGCTGGTACACACGCGCCGGGCCTGGTACGCGCAGCTGTAGAGCGTGTTTGGGCTTTTATATTTGGGTCATGCTGAGCGGAGTCGAAGCATCTCTACCGCTTTGTCTGAATAGTGTTGCAACGAAGCGGTAGAGTTGCTTCGACTCCGCTCAGCATGACGTTCTAAAGAAGTTTTTTCGAAATCTAAACAAGCTCTTAGTCCCCGAAAAACAGGACCGGCCGCCCCACCCGAAGGCAGAGCGGCCGGAACCGGAAAATGCAATAGGCGCAAGCGGCCGATTAGTGCGTGGTGTAGCGGGTAGAGCGGCGCGTCGTCTGCGCGGGGGCTTTAGCCTTGCGGCGCAGCTGGAAGAAACCGGGCTTCTTGGCTTTCTTGCGGCCTTTGTAGGTTTTGTACACGGGCCGGTGGGTGAAGATGCGGCCTTTCATCTTGGCCTTGGCATAAGCACTGGGGCGGGCAGCCTCAACCGATTGGGAAGCACCACTCACGAACAGCAGCGCGCAAACTAACAGCAGGATCCGGAACATGGGAGAGAGGTAAAAGGATGAAACATGCTTGCCTCCCCTAACCCAAGGACCAGGCCAGAAATTGTGTTAGCCCCCGAATTATGGTATTCCAGCAAGGAAATTTGTGTTCTTTTTAGGCTGGTTAATTCCTTGAAAACCTGATTCTTCCTAGCGAAGCAGATTTTTTTCGTCAGCCTGAAAAAAGTAAGCGTGTGGAATGTGTCTGCCGGTGGCATCAGCTATCAGGTACGCCTATCCCACCGTTATGCTTTCATCGTTACGCCCACTCATCCTGGGGCTGCTGTTGCTGCTGCCCATTTACGTTTCTGCCCAGCAACGCCTGGCCACGGCCCGCCAGCAGAGCTACCTCACCAAGGTTTTCCGCCTGACCGACGCTCAGACGCGCCGCCTTTACGAACACTCGCTCACGGCCGTGCAGGACGCCTACTTCGCCCAGCCCGTCGACTCTTTCCCCACGAGCCAGCCCGACAGCCTGAGCCGGTCTCGGGTGGCGGCCCTGCCGGCCGGCTACTATCTGGTGGCCCACACCGAAGGGCCCGAGCTGGTGTACTGGCTGCACGCCCGCACCGGCCGCCAGCTCACCGTCATCACCAACCAGCAGGATTTGAGCGTGGTGGTGCAGGACAGCCTGGGCCGGCTGCTGCCCGATGCCCGCCTGCTGCTGCCCCGGGGCCGCCCCGTACCCTTCGACGCGGCCACCCAGACCTACCGCCTGGCCGGCCGCACGAGCCGCTCGGGGCTGCTGGCCGTGACGCAGGGCGGGCGCACCACCTTTCACGTGCTGGAGCAGCAGCTGCCGTACCGGGCAGCCGGGCGTAGAAGTCTGAGTTGGCGCGGGGCTTACCAACGGGTGGTGTTCGGGTTTCCGCTGGGGCTCCTCACCCGGCCCGCGCAAAAGCTGTTTCGGGAGCTGCATTACGCTTCCAACATCAGCACTGGCCCCATTGGGCTGCTGCGCTCCATCTTCAACCCCGATGTGCGCGAGGAGCGGCAGGACCGGCGCACCGAGCGGCGGGGCGAAAAGTGGCGGGCCTACGTGGTGCTGAGCAAGCCCCGCTACCGCCCCACGGCCGACACCCTCCGCCTGAAGGCCCGCATCCTGCACCACGCCGGCCGGCCATACCGCCGTCCCCTGGAACTGTACCTGCAGGCCGACCAAGACCGCACCCCGCGCCGCCTGGCTTTGCTCCGGCCCGTGCGGCCCGGTTCCTACGAGTTTGAGCTGGAGCGGCTCGATACCCTGCAGCTGCGCGCCGACCAGTACGTGCGCCTGCGGCTGCAGCAGCCGGGGAAAAACGGCGAAGTCCTGGCGCAAACCTCGTTTCGGCTGGAAGACTACGAGCTCAAAAACACCCGCTACACCCTGCGTCCGGCCGAAGCCACCCACCGGGCCGGTACTACGCAGGCCCTGTACCTGCGGGGGCAGGATGCCAACGAGCTGAACCTGCTCGATGCCCACGTGCGCCTGAGCGTGACGCCCCTGACCGTGGGCCGTTTCCCCGGGCGGCAGTTGTTTGTGCCCGATACGCTTTGGACGCGCGCCCAGCCCCTGGATGCTGCCGGCGAAACCCGCCTCAACCTGCCGCCAAGCGCCCTGCCCGCCGCCAACCTCCGCTACCAGGTGCACGCCGAGTTCCGGAACGCCGACCAGGAGCGCCGCACCCAAACCACCCAGGTGGAATATGCCCTGGAAAGCGGGGAGCTGCAGCTGCTGCTGCGCCAAGACTCGGTGATTGCGCGCTTTCCCGGTGGTGCCCCCGGCCCGGCCCGCCTCGAGACCACCCGCCGCGACCCGGAAAAGGGCCTGGTTTCCACGTTGGAAACCGTGCAACTGCCCCTGGCCCGGCTGGTGGATGCCCGCGCCACCCGCTACCAGCTGACTACCGCTTCCGGCCGCTCGGCTGTGCTGAGCCTGGAGGAAGACAACGCCGGCGTGGTGCTGCGCTCCGACCGCACGGCGGACTCCCTGTACCTGACCGTAGAGAACCCGCGCCGCCTGCCATTCTGGTACTACCTCTACCGCGCCAACGACCTGGTGCGGCGGGAGTATACTTCCGCGCTGAATCTGCACCTGGCCGCGCCTACACCGGAAGTCTGGTACGTGTCGCTGCACTACTTCTGGGGTGGGGAGCTACGCACGGCCGAGTACAACGTGGCGCTGCCCCAGCATCAGCTCACCATCGAAGCCGAGCAGCCCGAGGTGGTATACCCCGGCCAGAAAGTGAGTTTGCGCTACACCGTGCGCGACGGTTCCGGCCGCCCCGTGTCCGGCGCCGACCTCACGGCCTACGCCTACACCAGCAAGTTTGAGGCAGCCTCGGCCCCCAGGTTGCCCGATTTCGAGCCGGCGGTGGTGGGCCGGGTGGCTCGGCGGCGGTTTGCCCTGGGTGCCCGGTTCGAAAATCAGGCCGATGAGCCTACCCGCCGGCCGCTGCCCTGGGGAGCGTGGCGCCAGCGCCTGGGCCTCGACTCCCTGCGCTTCTATCAGTTCCTTTACCCCGAATACGGCACGTTCCATGAGTACCAGCCGGCCCCGGGCGGCATCACCCAGGTGGCGCCGTTTGTGGTGGACTCGGGGCGGGTGCAGCCCACCGTGGCCGTGTACGTGGATGGGCACCCGGTATACGTGGCGGCCGTGAACGGGGACGAGCCGTTTGCCCTGGTGGCCGACAGCGGCTACCATATCATCACCGTGCGCACGCCCACCCAGCGCATCAGTTTGCGGGAAGTGTACCTGCGCCCCCTGCACAAGCTCATCCTCAGCCTCGACCCCAACCACCCGTGCCGGGAGCTGACGGTGGAAACCCCCGGCCCCTTATCGGAAGCGGAGCGGGCGGAATTGGCGCGCTTTCTGGTGCTCATCGACCGCACCAGCTACCAGGAGCAGGTGCTGCTGCGCCAGGGCCGCCGCCTGCAGGTGCTGGGCGCCGGCCGGCCTTCCCTGCCCAACCGACCCTATCAATCCTACTACCGCCAAAACGAGCTGCTGCACGTGGGTGGCCCGTTCCGGCCCGACTCGGTGCTGCTGCGCCGCTCCGACGGGCTATGGCGCAGGTTCCTGCATGAGCCGGGCTACCGCTACACCTTCACCCGGGATTTACTGAAGATGCGCACCGTCTCGGCGGAGCGCCACTCGGACTTGCGCCAAGCCATTCGGTTTCCGCGGCTGCCCTTCGCCGACTTTGCGTACACCGAAGCCGATCTGCGCCCCCGGCCTGCTACATCCTTCTACCAGGGCCCGCAGCCCGAGCCGTTGCTGCCCGTCCCGACCAGCACTCCTGCTGGTCAGGGCCGCCTGGAAGTGCGTTTGCCAATCAGTTCAACGCGCCAGTACTCTTACCCGCGGGTGCTCTACACCTTGCTCACCCAGCCCGCGAAGCCTCCGTTTCGACGCCTGCACCGGCAGCTGCCCACCCCGCTGAACGCTCTGGCTCCCGGCCGCTACCGCCTGGCCTTACTGCTGGCCGACAGCACAGTACTGGCACCCAACGCTGAGGTGCTGATACAAGCCAACGGCACCACCTACGTGCAGCTCGATTCCCTGGATAAGCTTGCTGCCGGCCCGGCCCGCCAGCGTTTGTTGCGCGTGTTGCGAGAGGAAATCCGGGCAAACATACCGCAAGCGTCGGTGTCTGTG belongs to Hymenobacter sp. J193 and includes:
- a CDS encoding nucleotidyltransferase domain-containing protein; translation: MYARIQTALTQLEATRNIRILYACESGSRAWGFPSPDSDYDVRFIYAHPAGWYLTLDDGPDTLNFPVDAELDLAGWELRKTLKLLRGTNAALFEWLQSPVVYREAAGFRAALQPLLPLCWNARAGLHHYAGLMRRGVTDDLTGEDVRLKRLFYALRSTLAARWIQQRPAEVPPMEFSALRQLLPPELNGSVDELLARKATANEKTTVPRPAALVAFLQAEYETAVAARDTLPVARHTDPTPELDALFRAWLVVARLRYSGFVNGVAAFTQDTYRVVCKPILWICASAWRRRWPSRVPGRRRWRPAFA
- a CDS encoding IS630 family transposase, with amino-acid sequence MQAYSLDLRQRVAQALAEPGARQAQVAARFCVSLAFVGKLLRRQRHTGSLAALPGRGGPPRCLDAAAQAWLVVQVGRQSDATLAELRDALAADTGQRVSVGVIWRVLDEHGLRRKKSLHATERDTQRVHELRRQYVETVSARGDVHRFYFLDETGLRLDYTRRYARAVGGRRAGGAVPLRRGKSLTLIGALGVRGLKAVQVLDGALDQRRFAFYISQVLGPQLRRGDVLVLDNLPVHKLGGLQEELARRGVEVLFLPPYSPDFAPVEQAWSKLKTKLRQAQARTRQALEQALQTAIDWITSRDAKAWFNHCGYHVHRS
- a CDS encoding nucleotidyltransferase domain-containing protein, which encodes MTISDLRRRGLILFEAISGSRAYGTDLPHSDTDLKGVFILPETEFYGLDYVPQVANDTNDEVFYELRRFVELLLKSNPTVLELLGTPADCVVYRHPLFSAFRAEDFLSKLCRQSFAEYAVAQIRKARGLNKKINHPEPPQRKSVLDFCYVTVGAGAQPVAAWLARQGYEAAQCGLANVNHLNDLYAVFVDDTPDRRYNYRGLVRDPETSQDVLLSAVPKGEDPVAYLSFNRNGYSTYCRVYREYQEWEQKRNPERFQNTVQHGKNYDAKNMLHVFRLLRMAEEIATEGHIHVRRPDREFLLQIRRGEFSYEELVMEAEALVARVEAAFAASALPEAPDQAAAEQLLVHTRRAWYAQL
- a CDS encoding carboxypeptidase-like regulatory domain-containing protein, encoding MLSSLRPLILGLLLLLPIYVSAQQRLATARQQSYLTKVFRLTDAQTRRLYEHSLTAVQDAYFAQPVDSFPTSQPDSLSRSRVAALPAGYYLVAHTEGPELVYWLHARTGRQLTVITNQQDLSVVVQDSLGRLLPDARLLLPRGRPVPFDAATQTYRLAGRTSRSGLLAVTQGGRTTFHVLEQQLPYRAAGRRSLSWRGAYQRVVFGFPLGLLTRPAQKLFRELHYASNISTGPIGLLRSIFNPDVREERQDRRTERRGEKWRAYVVLSKPRYRPTADTLRLKARILHHAGRPYRRPLELYLQADQDRTPRRLALLRPVRPGSYEFELERLDTLQLRADQYVRLRLQQPGKNGEVLAQTSFRLEDYELKNTRYTLRPAEATHRAGTTQALYLRGQDANELNLLDAHVRLSVTPLTVGRFPGRQLFVPDTLWTRAQPLDAAGETRLNLPPSALPAANLRYQVHAEFRNADQERRTQTTQVEYALESGELQLLLRQDSVIARFPGGAPGPARLETTRRDPEKGLVSTLETVQLPLARLVDARATRYQLTTASGRSAVLSLEEDNAGVVLRSDRTADSLYLTVENPRRLPFWYYLYRANDLVRREYTSALNLHLAAPTPEVWYVSLHYFWGGELRTAEYNVALPQHQLTIEAEQPEVVYPGQKVSLRYTVRDGSGRPVSGADLTAYAYTSKFEAASAPRLPDFEPAVVGRVARRRFALGARFENQADEPTRRPLPWGAWRQRLGLDSLRFYQFLYPEYGTFHEYQPAPGGITQVAPFVVDSGRVQPTVAVYVDGHPVYVAAVNGDEPFALVADSGYHIITVRTPTQRISLREVYLRPLHKLILSLDPNHPCRELTVETPGPLSEAERAELARFLVLIDRTSYQEQVLLRQGRRLQVLGAGRPSLPNRPYQSYYRQNELLHVGGPFRPDSVLLRRSDGLWRRFLHEPGYRYTFTRDLLKMRTVSAERHSDLRQAIRFPRLPFADFAYTEADLRPRPATSFYQGPQPEPLLPVPTSTPAGQGRLEVRLPISSTRQYSYPRVLYTLLTQPAKPPFRRLHRQLPTPLNALAPGRYRLALLLADSTVLAPNAEVLIQANGTTYVQLDSLDKLAAGPARQRLLRVLREEIRANIPQASVSVPVMPQAAVERKAAEILVPQPDWYVVRGQVTDHQTGEGLPGVTVLLKGANHGTSTNSDGSFTLAVPPNGSVLRFSFVGFAAVERRVDSQDIQVALKEDANQLNEVVVTGFGTTKVDGKTLTVQSAPLEQALAGKVAGISIVTVPGGGSRITLRGTRSVTGQNEALIIVDGLPYTGKLDDLRPEDIAKTSVLKGESAVAMYGSRAANGVLIITTKNGLNGRPAAGMKDGPALGPDGLPVSGTRDPRLALRRRFSDVGWWRPTLVTDARGEASTQVIIPDDITGWDTFVLASDDHARTGTFTQRLRSFKALMGELAAPRFLLQGDRPQVIGKTLNYLPDTAQVTTSFQVGAGPVRTQQHRVATAVLDTLTFTAPLDADSVAVRFSLTQPNGYQDGELRQLPVLPVGTRERVGSFAVLTAADTTLTFPARPELGPVTVRLESSPLPVVFEEIRHVLGYGYLCNEQAASKLQALLLEQRLREGLDQPFRGGRDVQQLIRHLLRGRHQPEGLWGTWPASPVSAWATLHVMEALQQAEKQGYKVALDKDPLRRYLLTQLDEAFADAAVRQNLRESAPGAFFRSPDDRIRLLQLLHGLGAQPDFPALVQRLEREQRGRQPLDRYLALTNLRQQLGMPYQLDTLRRYRLRSELGGVFFADTLRPGTFYRHLLPDRLGNTLLAYRLLRARGGQEQELLRIRTYLLQQRSFGGHWASTYEAAQILATIGPELVVPASGGLLARTQLSGSLTQEVGQFPFEAKVPATAGPLTLRKQGGLPVYATAYQTFWNPAPAAVATPFTVRTRLAGQEGTRIRLKAGQPTELEATVDVPAEARYVLLEVPIPAGCSYGEKTTGNSFEVHREYLRHQVGIFIDVLPVGRHTFRIALQPRYRGRYTLNPAKAELMYFPTRFGRSASKQAQID